Proteins found in one Kwoniella shivajii chromosome 4, complete sequence genomic segment:
- a CDS encoding deoxyhypusine hydroxylase — protein sequence MSVQVTPEQLSALRATLLNTSGSTPLHERFRSLFMLKAVGGDEVVDIIAEGLKDPSPLLKHELAYVLGQLLNPRALPILSQVLINPTGEHCSMVRHEAAEALGALGSLESLPVLQKYLNDPSREVRETCEIAVGKIEFDNSKQGKERKLNPDFPTIDPAPSATPLGQVSIPSLKADLLNTSLPLFERYRAMFALRDFGAASKDAVEALADGFIDGSALFRHEIAYIFGQLSSPYSIPSLLSRLRDDKEDDMVRHEAAEALGGIASDGVEGEDQSSLPVDQQLPQGGVLAVLREWANKQQAPIVVRESCQVAIDMWEYENSTDQFNPLDSMTSSATNEKINSTGMERSAHAAIAAMTVA from the exons ATGTCCGTTCAAGTTACTCCTGAACAACTATCGGCACTTCGAGCAACTCTGCTCAATACTTCAGGATCAACCCCTTTGCACGAAAGGTTTAGGTCATTATTCATGTTGAAAGCTGTTGGTGGGGATGAAGTAGTGGATATAATCGCGGAGG GCCTCAAGGATCCATCACCATTACTGAAACATGAACTAGCTTATGTCCTCGGACAACTACTCAACCCAAGAGCGTTACCAATTTTGAGTCAAGTCTTGATAAATCCAACAGGAGAACATTGTTCCATGGTTAGACACGAGGCCGCAGAGGCTTTAGGTGCATTAGGTTCATTAGAAAGTTTACCTGTATTACAAAAATACCTGAATGATCCTTCGAGAGAAGTGAGAGAGACTTGTGAGATCGCAGTTGGGAAAATCGAATTTGATAACTCAAAACAAGGTAAAGAACGTAAATTGAA CCCCGACTTCCCCACCATCGACCCAGCACCTTCAGCTACTCCGTTAGGACAAGTATCGATACCATCTTTGAAAGCAGATTTGCTCAACACGTCATTACCACTTTTCGAGAGATATAGAGCGATGTTCGCTTTGAGGGATTTTGGCGCTGCTAGTAAAGATGCAGTTGAAGCTTTAGCCGATGGATTCATCGATggatcagctttgttcaG ACATGAGATCGCTTATATATTCGGTCAATTGTCATCACCTTATTCAATCCCATCTCTCTTAAGCAGATTGagagatgataaagaagatgatatggtgagACATGAAGCCGCTGAAGCTTTAGGTGGAATTGCAAGTGATGGagtcgag GGAGAAGACCAATCGTCTCTTCCGGTAGATCAACAACTCCCTCAAGGAGGGGTTTTGGCTGTGTTGAGAGAATGGGCAAATAAGCAACAAGCTCCTATCGTAGTGAGAGAAAGTTGCCAAGTAGCTATTGATATGTGGGAG TACGAGAATTCAACAGATCAATTCAATCCTTTGGACTCAATGACCTCATCTGCGACTAATGAGAAGATAAACAGTACGGGAATGGAGAGATCAGCCCATGCAGCTATAGCCGCTATGACAGTGGCTTGA